A window of the Sardina pilchardus chromosome 21, fSarPil1.1, whole genome shotgun sequence genome harbors these coding sequences:
- the cab39l1 gene encoding calcium binding protein 39, like 1, translating to MPFPFGKSQKSPAEIVKSLKENVACLEKLETSDTKKIEKVSEEVSKHLASLKEVLCGTADKEPQTEAVAQLAQELYNTNLLISLIANLQRIDFEGKKDVVHVFSNIVRRQIGTRTPTVEYISSHPQILFMLLKGYESPEVALNCGMMLRECLRHEPLARTVLFSEDFYRFFGYVELSTFDIASDAFASFKDLLTRHKIMCADFLETNYDRVFTEYEKLLHSENYVTKRQSLKLLGELLLDRHNFTVMTKYISHADNLKLMMNMLRDNSRNIQFEAFHVFKVFVANPNKTQPVLDILLKNQTKLVEFLCHFQTDRSEDEQFCDEKNYLIKQIRDLKRPAPPEES from the exons ATGCCGTTCCCCTTTGGGAAATCTCAGAAGAGCCCAGCAGAGATTGTTAAAAGTTTAAAGGAAAATGTTGCATGTTTGGAGAAGTTAGAGACTTCTGACACAAAGAAGATTGAAAAG GTTTCAGAGGAGGTGTCTAAACATTTGGCTTCCTTGAAAGAGGTGCTCTGTGGCACAGCAGATAAAGAGCCCCAGACAGAAGCAGTGGCCCAGCTTGCTCAAGAGCTTTACAACACAAACCTCCTGATTTCGCTCATTGCTAACCTTCAAAGGATTGACTTTGAA GGTAAAAAAGATGTGGTCCACGTCTTTAGCAACATTGTGCGCCGTCAGATTGGTACACGCACCCCCACTGTGGAGTACATCTCCTCCCACCCACAGATCCTCTTCATGCTGCTGAAAGG CTACGAGAGTCCTGAAGTGGCCCTGAACTGTGGGATGATGCTGAGGGAGTGCCTGCGTCACGAGCCTCTTGCACGTACCGTCCTCTTTTCAGAGGATTTCTACCGCTTCTTTGGCTACGTTGAACTCTCCACTTTTGACATTGCATCTGATGCCTTTGCCTCGTTTAAG GACCTCTTGACCAGGCATAAGATTATGTGTGCTGATTTCCTGGAGACAAATTATGACAGA GTGTTTACAGAATATGAGAAATTGCTGCATTCTGAAAATTATGTTACCAAGCGACAGTCTCTAAAG CTTCTGGGAGAACTGCTACTCGACAGGCACAACTTCACTGTCATGACCAAATACATCAGCCATGCTGATAACCTCAAGCTCATGATGAACATGCTCAGAGACAACAGCCGCAACATCCAGTTCGAGGCCTTCCATGTCTTCAAG GTATTTGTGGCCAATCCCAACAAGACTCAACCAGTGTTGGACATCCTGCTTAAAAACCAGACCAAGCTGGTTGAGTTCCTCTGCCACTTCCAGACGGACCGTTCTGAGGACGAGCAGTTCTGTGATGAGAAAAACTACCTGATCAAGCAGATCCGGGACCTGAAGAGGCCTGCGCCGCCGGAGGAATCCTAA
- the phf6 gene encoding PHD finger protein 6 has product MSGQRKGPAARLRKCAFCRTNRDKECGQLLVSDNQKVAAHHKCMLFSSALVTSHSESENIGGFSVEDVKKEIKRGNKLMCSHCHRPGATIGCDVKTCRRTYHYYCALWDKAQTKENPSQGIYLVYCRKHRDAIQDASDDEQAAEANDSDSSPPRSRGRGRFEKGRIKGVSRGQSDDTRSTSSQGMDDTESSSHRDRSPLRSSPSDTGLRCGFCHAGDEENETRGVLHADNAKKVAAHYKCMLFSSGTVQLTTTSRAEFGNFDVKTVIQEIKRGKRMKCTLCTQLGATIGCEIKACVKTYHYHCGLQDKAKYIENMARGIYKLYCKNHSGNEERDEEDEERESRSRERAAGLPSQVNGN; this is encoded by the exons ATGTCAGGTCAAAGGAAAGGACCAGCAGCACGGCTGCGGAAATGTGCCTTTTGTAGAACCAACCGAGACAAGGAGTGTGGACAACTACTGGTGTCGGACAACCAGAAGGTGGCAGCCCACCACAAGTGCATG CTTTTCTCATCGGCACTGGTGACGTCTCACTCAGAAAGTGAAAACATTGGGGGATTTTCTGTGGAGGATGTGAAgaaggagataaagagaggaaaCAAACTG ATGTGTTCCCACTGCCACCGACCGGGTGCCACCATAGGTTGTGATGTCAAAACATGCCGGCGGACGTACCACTACTACTGCGCCCTATGGGATAAGGCTCAGACCAAGGAGAACCCTTCCCAGGGCATCTACCT TGTCTACTGTCGCAAACACCGGGATGCCATCCAGGATGCCAGTGATG ATGAGCAGGCAGCAGAGGCCAACGATTCAGACTCGTCCCCGCCGAGGAGTAGGGGCCGGGGCCGTTTTGAGAAGGGCCGGATCAAAGGGGTCTCCAGGGGCCAATCAGATGACACTCGCTCAACTTCCTCCCAAGGCATGGATGATACAGAGAGTTCCTCACAT CGAGACCGGTCTCCTCTGAGAAGCAGCCCCAGTGACACAGGGCTTCGCTGTGGTTTCTGTCATGCTGGAGATGAAGAGAACGAGACACGTGGCGTGCTTCATGCCGACAACGCCAAAAAGGTGGCAGCTCACTATAAATGCATG CTTTTCTCCTCTGGAACAGTTCAGCTCACAACCACATCTCGTGCAGAATTTGGTAACTTTGATGTTAAGACAGTCATCCAAGAAAtcaagagagggaagagaatg AAATGCACTCTCTGTACTCAACTTGGTGCCACCATCGGCTGTGAGATTAAAGCTTGTGTGAAGACCTACCATTATCACTGTGGCCTGCAGGACAAGGCCAAATACATTGAAAACATGGCCAGAGGAATTTACAA GCTTTACTGTAAGAACCACAGTGGCAACGAGGAGCGcgatgaggaggacgaggagcggGAGAGCCGcagcagagagagggctgcAGGCCTGCCCTCGCAAGTCAACGGCAACTAG